One genomic segment of Tursiops truncatus isolate mTurTru1 chromosome 11, mTurTru1.mat.Y, whole genome shotgun sequence includes these proteins:
- the ING4 gene encoding inhibitor of growth protein 4 isoform X5: MRDLDQRTEDLKAEIDKLATEYMSSARSLSSEEKLALLRQIQEAYGKCKGFGDDKVQLAMQTYEMVDKHIRRLDTDLARFEADLKEKQIESSDYDSSSSKGKKKGRTQKEKKAARARSKGKNSDEEAPKAAQKKLKLVRTSPEYGMPSVTFGSVHPSDVLDMPVDPNEPTYCLCHQVSYGEMIGCDNPDCSIEWFHFACVGLTTKPRGKWFCPRCSQERKKK; this comes from the exons ACCTGAAGGCTGAAATTGACAAGTTGGCCACTGAGTATATGAGTAGCGCCCGCAGCCTGAGCTCCGAGGAGAAACTGGCCCTTCTCAGACAGATCCAGGAAGCCTATGGCAAGTGCAAGGGATTTGGTGACGACAAGGTGCAGCTTGCCATGCAGACCTATGAGATG gTGGACAAACACATTCGGCGACTGGACACAGACCTGGCCCGTTTTGAGGCTGATCTGAAGGAAAAGCAGATTGAGTCAAGTGACTATGACAGCTCTTCCAGCAAAGGCAAAAAGA AAGGCCGGACTCAAAAGGAGAAGAAGGCTGCCCGTGCTCGTTCCAAAGGGAAAAACTCCGACGAAGAAGCCCCCAAGGCTGCCCAGAAGAAGTTAAAACTTGTGCGCAC AAGCCCTGAGTATGGGATGCCCTCAGTGACCTTTGGCAGTGTCCACCCCTCTGATGTGTTGGATATGCCTGTGGATCCCAACGAACCCACCTATTGCCTTTGTCACCAGGTCTCCTATGGAGAGATGATTGGCTGTGACAACCCTGAT TGTTCCATCGAGTGGTTCCATTTTGCCTGTGTGGGGCTGACCACCAAGCCTCGGGGGAAGTG GTTTTGCCCACGCTGCTCCCAAGAAcggaagaagaaatag
- the ACRBP gene encoding acrosin-binding protein isoform X3, which produces MRQLAAASLLSLLRVLLLPPAPAPAQDTLSTSTPGSPLSPTEYERFFALLTPTWKAETTCRLRATHGCRNPTLVQLDQYENHGLVPEGAVCSDLPHASRFESFCQFTQYRCSNHVYYAKRVGCSQPVSILSPNTLKEVDTSSEVPLTTMTSPKSSHITATEQQAFQPWPERLNSSVEELLQSSLSLGGQDQGQEREGQEEEWEEGQGTKQALEVTSGLQADPEPKTQSEFVTSNPFSFTPRVREVESTPMTMENIQEIIQSVQEMDEMNEMNDVYEENIWKAQSPGSLLQLPHVEALLALCYSIVENTCVITPTAKAWQHLEDEILGFGKSVCDSLGRRHVATCALCEFCSLKLEQCRSEASLQRQQCDSSHKTPFVSPLLASQSMSVGTQVGTLKSGRFYALDLYGGLRMDFWCARLATKGCEDNRVASWLQTEFLSFQDGDFPTKICDTEYVQYPNYCAFKSQQCRMRNRNRKVSRMRCLQNETYTVLTPAKSEDLVLRWSQEFSTLTLGQAG; this is translated from the exons ATGAGGCAGCTCGCCGCCGCCTCCCTTCTCTCACTCCTGAGGG TGCTGCTCCTGCCTCCGGCACCGGCCCCCGCCCAGGATACCCTCTCGACCTCCACTCCGGGCAGCCCCCTCTCTCCCACCGAGTATGAGCGCTTCTTTGCGCTGCTGACCCCAACCTGGAAGGCAGAGACCACCTGCCGGCTCCGCGCAACCCACGGCTGCCGGAACCCCACCCTCGTCCAGCTGGACCAGTATGAAAACCACGGCCTGGTGCCGGAAG GCGCTGTCTGCTCCGACCTCCCTCATGCCTCCCGGTTTGAGTCCTTCTGCCAGTTTACTCAGTACCGTTGCTCCAACCACGTCTACTACGCCAAG CGGGTCGGGTGCTCCCAGCCAGTCTCAATCCTCTCACCAAACACTCTCAAGGAGGTGGACACTTCCTCTGAAGTGCCGCTCACGACGATGACCTCCCCCAAGTCCTCCCACATCACAG CCACAGAACAACAGGCCTTCCAGCCCTGGCCCGAGCGGCTTAACAGCAGCGTGGAGGAGCTGCTACAATCCTCCCTGTCCCTGGGCGGCCAGGATCAAGGGCAGGAGCGGGAGGGACAAGAGGAGGAGTGGGAGGAAGGACAGGGCACAAAGCAGGCGCTGGAGGTGACGTCTGGGTTGCAGGCAGACCCGGAGCCCAAGACCCAGTCTGAATTTGTAACTTCCAACCCTTTCTCCTTCACTCCCCGGGTGCGGGAAGTGGAGTCTACTCCCATGACGATGGAGAACATCCAAGAGATCATCCAATCCGTGCAGGAAAtggatgaaatgaatgaaatgaatgatgtATATGAGGAGAATATCTGGAAAGCCCAGAGCCCCGGCAG TCTCCTGCAGCTGCCTCACGTGGAGGCCTTGCTGGCACTGTGCTACTCGATTGTGGAGAACACCTGTGTCATAACCCCTACAGCCAAGGCCTGGCAGCACTTGGAGGATGAGATCCTCGGTTTCGGGAAGTCG GTCTGTGACAGCCTTGGGCGGCGCCACGTGGCTACATGTGCCCTCTGTGAGTTCTGCTCCCTCAAGCTGGAGCAGTGCCGCTCGGAGGCCAGCCTGCAGCGGCAGCAGTGTGACAGCTCCCACAAGACGCCCTTCGTCAGCCCCCTGCTCGCGTCCCAGAGCATGTCCGTCGGCACCCAG GTAGGGACCCTAAAATCGGGCCGCTTTTACGCGCTGGATTTGTACGGCGGGCTGCGCATGGACTTCTGGTGTGCCCGGCTGGCCACCAAGGGCTGCGAAGACAATCGAGTCGCCAGCTGGCTCCAGACTGAGTTCCTCAGCTTCCAGGATGGGGACTTCCCCACCAAG ATTTGTGACACAGAATACGTGCAGTACCCGAACTATTGTGCCTTCAAAAGCCAGCAGTGTAGGATGAGAAACCGGAACCGGAAG GTGTCCCGCATGAGATGTCTGCAGAATGAGACGTACACCGTCCTGACCCCGGCCAAGAGCGAGGACCTCGTGCTTCGATGGAGCCAGGAGTTTAGCACCTTGACTCTCGGCCAAGCCGGCTGA
- the ACRBP gene encoding acrosin-binding protein isoform X1 has product MRQLAAASLLSLLRVLLLPPAPAPAQDTLSTSTPGSPLSPTEYERFFALLTPTWKAETTCRLRATHGCRNPTLVQLDQYENHGLVPEGAVCSDLPHASRFESFCQFTQYRCSNHVYYAKRVGCSQPVSILSPNTLKEVDTSSEVPLTTMTSPKSSHITATEQQAFQPWPERLNSSVEELLQSSLSLGGQDQGQEREGQEEEWEEGQGTKQALEVTSGLQADPEPKTQSEFVTSNPFSFTPRVREVESTPMTMENIQEIIQSVQEMDEMNEMNDVYEENIWKAQSPGSLLQLPHVEALLALCYSIVENTCVITPTAKAWQHLEDEILGFGKSVCDSLGRRHVATCALCEFCSLKLEQCRSEASLQRQQCDSSHKTPFVSPLLASQSMSVGTQVGTLKSGRFYALDLYGGLRMDFWCARLATKGCEDNRVASWLQTEFLSFQDGDFPTKICDTEYVQYPNYCAFKSQQCRMRNRNRKLDHVRPIPVQVSRMRCLQNETYTVLTPAKSEDLVLRWSQEFSTLTLGQAG; this is encoded by the exons ATGAGGCAGCTCGCCGCCGCCTCCCTTCTCTCACTCCTGAGGG TGCTGCTCCTGCCTCCGGCACCGGCCCCCGCCCAGGATACCCTCTCGACCTCCACTCCGGGCAGCCCCCTCTCTCCCACCGAGTATGAGCGCTTCTTTGCGCTGCTGACCCCAACCTGGAAGGCAGAGACCACCTGCCGGCTCCGCGCAACCCACGGCTGCCGGAACCCCACCCTCGTCCAGCTGGACCAGTATGAAAACCACGGCCTGGTGCCGGAAG GCGCTGTCTGCTCCGACCTCCCTCATGCCTCCCGGTTTGAGTCCTTCTGCCAGTTTACTCAGTACCGTTGCTCCAACCACGTCTACTACGCCAAG CGGGTCGGGTGCTCCCAGCCAGTCTCAATCCTCTCACCAAACACTCTCAAGGAGGTGGACACTTCCTCTGAAGTGCCGCTCACGACGATGACCTCCCCCAAGTCCTCCCACATCACAG CCACAGAACAACAGGCCTTCCAGCCCTGGCCCGAGCGGCTTAACAGCAGCGTGGAGGAGCTGCTACAATCCTCCCTGTCCCTGGGCGGCCAGGATCAAGGGCAGGAGCGGGAGGGACAAGAGGAGGAGTGGGAGGAAGGACAGGGCACAAAGCAGGCGCTGGAGGTGACGTCTGGGTTGCAGGCAGACCCGGAGCCCAAGACCCAGTCTGAATTTGTAACTTCCAACCCTTTCTCCTTCACTCCCCGGGTGCGGGAAGTGGAGTCTACTCCCATGACGATGGAGAACATCCAAGAGATCATCCAATCCGTGCAGGAAAtggatgaaatgaatgaaatgaatgatgtATATGAGGAGAATATCTGGAAAGCCCAGAGCCCCGGCAG TCTCCTGCAGCTGCCTCACGTGGAGGCCTTGCTGGCACTGTGCTACTCGATTGTGGAGAACACCTGTGTCATAACCCCTACAGCCAAGGCCTGGCAGCACTTGGAGGATGAGATCCTCGGTTTCGGGAAGTCG GTCTGTGACAGCCTTGGGCGGCGCCACGTGGCTACATGTGCCCTCTGTGAGTTCTGCTCCCTCAAGCTGGAGCAGTGCCGCTCGGAGGCCAGCCTGCAGCGGCAGCAGTGTGACAGCTCCCACAAGACGCCCTTCGTCAGCCCCCTGCTCGCGTCCCAGAGCATGTCCGTCGGCACCCAG GTAGGGACCCTAAAATCGGGCCGCTTTTACGCGCTGGATTTGTACGGCGGGCTGCGCATGGACTTCTGGTGTGCCCGGCTGGCCACCAAGGGCTGCGAAGACAATCGAGTCGCCAGCTGGCTCCAGACTGAGTTCCTCAGCTTCCAGGATGGGGACTTCCCCACCAAG ATTTGTGACACAGAATACGTGCAGTACCCGAACTATTGTGCCTTCAAAAGCCAGCAGTGTAGGATGAGAAACCGGAACCGGAAG CTGGACCACGTGCGTCCAATCCCCGTGCAGGTGTCCCGCATGAGATGTCTGCAGAATGAGACGTACACCGTCCTGACCCCGGCCAAGAGCGAGGACCTCGTGCTTCGATGGAGCCAGGAGTTTAGCACCTTGACTCTCGGCCAAGCCGGCTGA
- the ACRBP gene encoding acrosin-binding protein isoform X2, with translation MRQLAAASLLSLLRVLLLPPAPAPAQDTLSTSTPGSPLSPTEYERFFALLTPTWKAETTCRLRATHGCRNPTLVQLDQYENHGLVPEGAVCSDLPHASRFESFCQFTQYRCSNHVYYAKRVGCSQPVSILSPNTLKEVDTSSEVPLTTMTSPKSSHITATEQQAFQPWPERLNSSVEELLQSSLSLGGQDQGQEREGQEEEWEEGQGTKQALEVTSGLQADPEPKTQSEFVTSNPFSFTPRVREVESTPMTMENIQEIIQSVQEMDEMNEMNDVYEENIWKAQSPGRSVTALGGATWLHVPSVSSAPSSWSSAARRPACSGSSVTAPTRRPSSAPCSRPRACPSAPRYRGGWPAAAGGLRPQAGWGSRGARTPTSPLCPVPQVGTLKSGRFYALDLYGGLRMDFWCARLATKGCEDNRVASWLQTEFLSFQDGDFPTKICDTEYVQYPNYCAFKSQQCRMRNRNRKLDHVRPIPVQVSRMRCLQNETYTVLTPAKSEDLVLRWSQEFSTLTLGQAG, from the exons ATGAGGCAGCTCGCCGCCGCCTCCCTTCTCTCACTCCTGAGGG TGCTGCTCCTGCCTCCGGCACCGGCCCCCGCCCAGGATACCCTCTCGACCTCCACTCCGGGCAGCCCCCTCTCTCCCACCGAGTATGAGCGCTTCTTTGCGCTGCTGACCCCAACCTGGAAGGCAGAGACCACCTGCCGGCTCCGCGCAACCCACGGCTGCCGGAACCCCACCCTCGTCCAGCTGGACCAGTATGAAAACCACGGCCTGGTGCCGGAAG GCGCTGTCTGCTCCGACCTCCCTCATGCCTCCCGGTTTGAGTCCTTCTGCCAGTTTACTCAGTACCGTTGCTCCAACCACGTCTACTACGCCAAG CGGGTCGGGTGCTCCCAGCCAGTCTCAATCCTCTCACCAAACACTCTCAAGGAGGTGGACACTTCCTCTGAAGTGCCGCTCACGACGATGACCTCCCCCAAGTCCTCCCACATCACAG CCACAGAACAACAGGCCTTCCAGCCCTGGCCCGAGCGGCTTAACAGCAGCGTGGAGGAGCTGCTACAATCCTCCCTGTCCCTGGGCGGCCAGGATCAAGGGCAGGAGCGGGAGGGACAAGAGGAGGAGTGGGAGGAAGGACAGGGCACAAAGCAGGCGCTGGAGGTGACGTCTGGGTTGCAGGCAGACCCGGAGCCCAAGACCCAGTCTGAATTTGTAACTTCCAACCCTTTCTCCTTCACTCCCCGGGTGCGGGAAGTGGAGTCTACTCCCATGACGATGGAGAACATCCAAGAGATCATCCAATCCGTGCAGGAAAtggatgaaatgaatgaaatgaatgatgtATATGAGGAGAATATCTGGAAAGCCCAGAGCCCCGGCAG GTCTGTGACAGCCTTGGGCGGCGCCACGTGGCTACATGTGCCCTCTGTGAGTTCTGCTCCCTCAAGCTGGAGCAGTGCCGCTCGGAGGCCAGCCTGCAGCGGCAGCAGTGTGACAGCTCCCACAAGACGCCCTTCGTCAGCCCCCTGCTCGCGTCCCAGAGCATGTCCGTCGGCACCCAGGTACCGAGGAGGGTGGCCTGCAGCGGCCGGGGGCCTCAGGCCCCAGGCAGGATGGGGCAGCAGGGGGGCCAGGACGCCCACCTCTCCCCTGTGCCCCGTGCCACAGGTAGGGACCCTAAAATCGGGCCGCTTTTACGCGCTGGATTTGTACGGCGGGCTGCGCATGGACTTCTGGTGTGCCCGGCTGGCCACCAAGGGCTGCGAAGACAATCGAGTCGCCAGCTGGCTCCAGACTGAGTTCCTCAGCTTCCAGGATGGGGACTTCCCCACCAAG ATTTGTGACACAGAATACGTGCAGTACCCGAACTATTGTGCCTTCAAAAGCCAGCAGTGTAGGATGAGAAACCGGAACCGGAAG CTGGACCACGTGCGTCCAATCCCCGTGCAGGTGTCCCGCATGAGATGTCTGCAGAATGAGACGTACACCGTCCTGACCCCGGCCAAGAGCGAGGACCTCGTGCTTCGATGGAGCCAGGAGTTTAGCACCTTGACTCTCGGCCAAGCCGGCTGA
- the ACRBP gene encoding acrosin-binding protein isoform X4, whose product MKTTAWCRKRVGCSQPVSILSPNTLKEVDTSSEVPLTTMTSPKSSHITATEQQAFQPWPERLNSSVEELLQSSLSLGGQDQGQEREGQEEEWEEGQGTKQALEVTSGLQADPEPKTQSEFVTSNPFSFTPRVREVESTPMTMENIQEIIQSVQEMDEMNEMNDVYEENIWKAQSPGSLLQLPHVEALLALCYSIVENTCVITPTAKAWQHLEDEILGFGKSVCDSLGRRHVATCALCEFCSLKLEQCRSEASLQRQQCDSSHKTPFVSPLLASQSMSVGTQVGTLKSGRFYALDLYGGLRMDFWCARLATKGCEDNRVASWLQTEFLSFQDGDFPTKICDTEYVQYPNYCAFKSQQCRMRNRNRKLDHVRPIPVQVSRMRCLQNETYTVLTPAKSEDLVLRWSQEFSTLTLGQAG is encoded by the exons ATGAAAACCACGGCCTGGTGCCGGAAG CGGGTCGGGTGCTCCCAGCCAGTCTCAATCCTCTCACCAAACACTCTCAAGGAGGTGGACACTTCCTCTGAAGTGCCGCTCACGACGATGACCTCCCCCAAGTCCTCCCACATCACAG CCACAGAACAACAGGCCTTCCAGCCCTGGCCCGAGCGGCTTAACAGCAGCGTGGAGGAGCTGCTACAATCCTCCCTGTCCCTGGGCGGCCAGGATCAAGGGCAGGAGCGGGAGGGACAAGAGGAGGAGTGGGAGGAAGGACAGGGCACAAAGCAGGCGCTGGAGGTGACGTCTGGGTTGCAGGCAGACCCGGAGCCCAAGACCCAGTCTGAATTTGTAACTTCCAACCCTTTCTCCTTCACTCCCCGGGTGCGGGAAGTGGAGTCTACTCCCATGACGATGGAGAACATCCAAGAGATCATCCAATCCGTGCAGGAAAtggatgaaatgaatgaaatgaatgatgtATATGAGGAGAATATCTGGAAAGCCCAGAGCCCCGGCAG TCTCCTGCAGCTGCCTCACGTGGAGGCCTTGCTGGCACTGTGCTACTCGATTGTGGAGAACACCTGTGTCATAACCCCTACAGCCAAGGCCTGGCAGCACTTGGAGGATGAGATCCTCGGTTTCGGGAAGTCG GTCTGTGACAGCCTTGGGCGGCGCCACGTGGCTACATGTGCCCTCTGTGAGTTCTGCTCCCTCAAGCTGGAGCAGTGCCGCTCGGAGGCCAGCCTGCAGCGGCAGCAGTGTGACAGCTCCCACAAGACGCCCTTCGTCAGCCCCCTGCTCGCGTCCCAGAGCATGTCCGTCGGCACCCAG GTAGGGACCCTAAAATCGGGCCGCTTTTACGCGCTGGATTTGTACGGCGGGCTGCGCATGGACTTCTGGTGTGCCCGGCTGGCCACCAAGGGCTGCGAAGACAATCGAGTCGCCAGCTGGCTCCAGACTGAGTTCCTCAGCTTCCAGGATGGGGACTTCCCCACCAAG ATTTGTGACACAGAATACGTGCAGTACCCGAACTATTGTGCCTTCAAAAGCCAGCAGTGTAGGATGAGAAACCGGAACCGGAAG CTGGACCACGTGCGTCCAATCCCCGTGCAGGTGTCCCGCATGAGATGTCTGCAGAATGAGACGTACACCGTCCTGACCCCGGCCAAGAGCGAGGACCTCGTGCTTCGATGGAGCCAGGAGTTTAGCACCTTGACTCTCGGCCAAGCCGGCTGA
- the LPAR5 gene encoding lysophosphatidic acid receptor 5: MLANFSANDSDLRCPDHQPVHHLHLVVYSLVLAAGLPLNALALWVFLHALRVHSVVSVYMCNLAASDLLFTLSLPLRLSYYAQHYWPFSDLLCQLAGAVFQMNMYGSCIFLTLINMDRYVAIVHPLRLRHLRRPRVARLLCLGVWALILLFAVPTVLVHRPSPCARDGRWVHLCFENFSDELWKGRLLPLLLLAEALGFLLPLVAVVYSSVRVFCTLARPDATRSQRRQKTVRLLLASLVIFLLCFVPYNATLAVYGLLRGHVVLASPAARNQVRGVLMVMVLLAGANCVLDPLVYYFSAEGFRNTLRSLSSPLRARTSATNGARGALAEPTAETSHATVPAAASQGLLRPSDPRDSFTRCSEDSSL, from the coding sequence ATGCTGGCCAACTTCTCGGCCAACGACTCTGATCTCAGGTGCCCGGACCACCAGCCCGTCCACCACCTGCACTTGGTGGTCTACAGCCTGGTGCTGGCGGCAGGGCTCCCCCTCAACGCGCTGGCCCTCTGGGTCTTCCTGCACGCGCTGCGCGTGCACTCGGTAGTGAGCGTGTACATGTGCAACCTGGCGGCCAGCGACCTCCTCTTCACCCTGTCGCTGCCCTTGCGCCTCTCCTACTATGCGCAGCACTACTGGCCCTTCTCGGACCTCCTGTGCCAGCTGGCGGGCGCCGTCTTCCAGATGAACATGTACGGCAGCTGCATCTTCCTGACCCTCATCAACATGGACCGCTACGTCGCTATCGTGCACCCGCTGCGGCTGCGCCACCTGCGGCGGCCCCGCGTGGCGCGGCTGCTCTGCCTGGGCGTGTGGGCGCTTATCCTGCTGTTCGCCGTGCCCACCGTCCTGGTGCACCGGCCCTCACCCTGCGCCCGCGACGGCCGCTGGGTGCACTTGTGCTTCGAGAACTTCAGCGACGAGCTGTGGAAGGGCAGGCTGCTGCCGCTCCTGCTGCTAGCCGAGGCGCTGGGATTCCTGCTGCCCCTGGTAGCCGTGGTCTACTCTTCGGTCCGTGTCTTCTGCACCCTGGCGCGGCCCGACGCCACGCGGAGCCAGCGGCGGCAGAAGACGGTGCGCCTCCTGCTGGCCAGCCTGGTCATCTTCCTGCTGTGCTTCGTGCCCTACAACGCCACGCTGGCCGTGTACGGGCTGCTGCGCGGCCACGTGGTGCTGGCCAGCCCGGCGGCGCGCAACCAGGTGCGCGGGGTGCTGATGGTCATGGTGCTGCTGGCCGGCGCCAACTGCGTGCTCGACCCGCTGGTGTACTACTTCAGCGCCGAGGGTTTCCGCAACACCCTGCGCAGCCTGAGCTCTCCGCTCCGGGCCAGGACCTCGGCCACCAACGGGGCTCGGGGGGCACTCGCCGAACCAACCGCTGAGACCTCCCACGCCACCGTGCCGGCCGCCGCCAGCCAGGGGCTGCTCCGGCCCTCCGACCCCCGGGACTCCTTCACCCGGTGCTCCGAGGACTCATCCCTCTGA